In Helicobacter pylori, a single genomic region encodes these proteins:
- the rsmD gene encoding 16S rRNA (guanine(966)-N(2))-methyltransferase RsmD: MPNHQPVKKFKIIGGACKGLGLNLPNVSSTRPTKAIVRESFFNTLQAEINGAHFIEVFSGSASMGLEALSRGAKSAVFFEQNKSAYKTLLENISLFKNRLKKEIEIQTFLDDAFKLLPTLCLKNGVLNILYLDPPFETSGFLGIYEKCFHALERLLNRSHSKNLLVVFEHESLHEMPKSLATLAIIKQKKFGKTTLTYFQ, encoded by the coding sequence ATGCCAAATCATCAGCCAGTAAAAAAATTTAAAATTATTGGGGGGGCTTGCAAGGGATTGGGCTTGAATTTGCCTAACGTTTCTAGCACGCGCCCCACCAAAGCGATCGTAAGAGAGTCGTTTTTTAACACCTTGCAAGCAGAAATTAATGGAGCGCATTTTATAGAAGTGTTTTCAGGCAGCGCTTCTATGGGTTTAGAGGCTTTGAGTAGGGGGGCTAAAAGTGCGGTGTTTTTTGAGCAAAATAAAAGCGCTTATAAGACGCTTTTAGAAAATATTTCCCTTTTTAAAAACCGCTTGAAAAAGGAAATTGAAATTCAAACTTTTTTAGATGACGCTTTCAAGCTTTTACCCACGCTGTGTTTAAAAAATGGCGTTTTGAATATCCTTTATTTGGATCCTCCTTTTGAAACAAGCGGGTTTTTAGGGATTTATGAAAAATGTTTTCACGCTTTAGAAAGGTTATTAAACCGCTCTCATTCAAAAAATCTTTTAGTGGTTTTTGAGCATGAAAGCTTGCATGAGATGCCTAAAAGTCTCGCAACTTTAGCTATAATCAAACAGAAAAAATTCGGGAAAACCACTTTAACTTATTTTCAATAG
- a CDS encoding dihydroneopterin aldolase, which produces MKIFLSCKSLLIQRSLEFYLSDCLSPMEVCDLVLSDDETLEINKPLCFIEERLRKPFTKQSVKEDIKNFYRALKTSEKPCEEMKISKEQKIQQLLEEYTQKLCQIISQ; this is translated from the coding sequence TTGAAAATTTTTCTTTCTTGCAAGTCTTTGTTGATTCAAAGGAGTTTGGAATTTTATTTGAGCGATTGCCTTTCTCCTATGGAAGTTTGCGATCTTGTTTTAAGCGATGATGAAACGCTAGAGATTAATAAGCCCCTATGCTTTATAGAAGAGCGCTTAAGAAAGCCTTTCACCAAACAGAGCGTGAAAGAAGATATCAAAAATTTTTATCGCGCTTTAAAGACGAGCGAAAAACCTTGCGAAGAAATGAAAATTTCTAAAGAGCAAAAGATTCAGCAATTACTAGAAGAATACACCCAAAAATTATGCCAAATCATCAGCCAGTAA
- the fliL gene encoding flagellar basal body-associated protein FliL — translation MAEEQENTAQQPQKKSKALLFVIIGSVLVMLLLVGVIIMLLMGNKEESKENASKNTQEVQANPMANKNQEAKEGSNIQQYLVLGPLYAIDAPFAVNLVSQNGRRYLKASISLELSNEKLLNEVKVKDTAIKDTIIEILSSKSVEEVVTNKGKNKLKDEIKSHLNSFLIDGFIKNVFFTDFIIQ, via the coding sequence ATGGCAGAAGAACAAGAAAATACCGCGCAACAACCCCAAAAAAAAAGCAAAGCCCTTTTATTTGTCATTATTGGAAGCGTGTTAGTGATGCTTTTGTTGGTGGGGGTGATTATCATGCTGCTTATGGGGAATAAGGAAGAATCTAAAGAAAACGCTTCTAAAAACACCCAAGAAGTTCAAGCTAATCCTATGGCGAACAAAAATCAAGAGGCTAAAGAAGGTTCTAATATCCAGCAATATCTGGTGCTTGGGCCTTTGTATGCGATTGATGCGCCTTTTGCGGTGAATCTGGTCTCTCAAAATGGCAGACGCTACCTTAAGGCTTCTATTTCGTTAGAATTGAGTAATGAAAAGCTTTTAAATGAAGTCAAGGTTAAAGACACAGCGATTAAAGACACGATTATAGAGATTCTATCGTCTAAAAGCGTGGAAGAAGTGGTTACTAACAAGGGCAAAAACAAGCTTAAAGACGAGATTAAGAGCCATTTGAATTCGTTTTTGATTGATGGCTTTATTAAAAATGTCTTTTTCACTGATTTTATCATCCAATAA
- a CDS encoding MBL fold metallo-hydrolase, whose translation MEILRRECGAVEENAYIVKLSSGIDFIIDPGFSSSEWVLENAKNPKAILITHGHYDHVWDSAQLSKLLKNTPIYAPKDDVFMLENDIFHLGMPVFSPNFSVPCNKGCTTLEIENTTIKYWHFPGHTPGCSIIEIEGVIFSGDFIFYRSIGRYDFPYSNEKDMKESLLRFQNLDFPKDIEIYPGHGDKTSFFAEREHSKIWVSRMA comes from the coding sequence TTGGAAATTTTAAGGCGAGAATGCGGGGCGGTGGAAGAAAACGCTTATATTGTGAAGCTTTCTAGTGGGATAGATTTTATTATTGATCCCGGATTTTCTAGCAGCGAATGGGTGTTAGAAAACGCCAAAAACCCTAAGGCGATTTTAATCACGCATGGGCATTATGATCATGTATGGGATAGCGCTCAATTGTCAAAACTCCTTAAAAACACCCCCATTTACGCCCCAAAAGACGATGTGTTCATGCTAGAAAATGATATTTTCCATTTAGGCATGCCGGTTTTTAGCCCCAATTTCAGCGTGCCTTGCAATAAAGGTTGCACCACTTTAGAGATAGAAAACACCACCATTAAATACTGGCATTTTCCCGGGCACACGCCCGGTTGCTCTATCATAGAAATAGAAGGGGTGATTTTTAGCGGGGATTTTATTTTTTATCGCAGCATTGGCCGTTATGATTTCCCTTATTCTAATGAAAAAGACATGAAAGAGTCCCTGTTAAGGTTTCAAAATTTAGATTTCCCTAAAGACATAGAGATTTATCCAGGGCATGGGGATAAGACAAGTTTTTTTGCCGAAAGAGAGCATTCTAAAATTTGGGTTTCAAGGATGGCTTAA
- the motA gene encoding flagellar motor protein MotA, whose product MDLSTILGLVLAVASISLGDILEDGNPLHIIHLSSVIIIVPTSLFAAMTGTHARYVKAAYKEIKIVFLNPKINLNETIKNLVELATLARKDGVLSLEGRVVQIEDDFTRNGLSMIIDGKDLKSVKESLEISIEEMEEYYHGAAHYWETAGETAPTMGLVGAVMGLMLALQKLDNPAEMAAGIAGAFTATVTGIMCAYAIFGPFGHKLKAKSKDIIKEKTVLLEGILGIANGENPRDLENKLLNYIAPGEPKKSQFEG is encoded by the coding sequence TTGGATTTATCAACCATACTAGGCTTGGTATTGGCGGTCGCTTCTATTTCGCTAGGCGATATTTTAGAAGATGGCAACCCGTTGCACATTATCCATTTGAGTTCAGTCATCATCATCGTGCCTACTTCGCTTTTTGCCGCCATGACAGGCACGCATGCGCGTTACGTGAAAGCCGCTTACAAAGAAATAAAAATTGTTTTTTTAAACCCTAAAATCAATTTAAACGAAACCATTAAAAATTTAGTGGAATTAGCCACTCTGGCAAGAAAAGATGGGGTGTTGAGTTTAGAGGGGCGGGTGGTGCAAATTGAAGACGATTTCACCCGTAATGGCTTGTCTATGATCATAGATGGCAAGGATTTAAAATCCGTTAAGGAAAGCTTAGAAATCAGCATTGAAGAAATGGAAGAGTATTACCACGGCGCCGCTCATTATTGGGAGACGGCTGGTGAGACCGCTCCTACTATGGGGTTAGTGGGGGCGGTTATGGGGCTTATGTTAGCCTTGCAAAAACTAGACAACCCGGCTGAAATGGCAGCAGGGATCGCTGGGGCTTTTACGGCCACTGTTACAGGGATTATGTGTGCTTATGCGATTTTTGGCCCTTTTGGGCATAAGCTCAAAGCTAAGTCTAAAGACATTATCAAAGAAAAAACCGTTCTTTTAGAGGGGATTTTAGGCATCGCTAATGGGGAAAATCCAAGGGATTTAGAAAACAAACTCTTAAACTACATCGCTCCCGGTGAACCTAAAAAATCTCAATTTGAGGGCTAA
- a CDS encoding ABC transporter permease subunit, producing MPSMGVFKQLIKELYEWLLHSIDVATQHLVAMVLKISVVKYLIKEFHDRFIYFIDLLAQHFIIVALSSLLVLVFGVLIGVFVFYNSKARAFLLPVVNFLYTIPSLALFALFIPVIGVGLKNALLVLVLYGLLPIVHSTYNALKEVREEVIKAAIGLGCNPKELFFKVRFLLAIPQILVGLRIAVVMLVAMAGIGALIGAGGLGQAIFRGLNTQNTTLLVAGSLIIALFSVLADQFVSVFQHENALQRLFSQNATQKQKRRVYLNLAVFLFLLLASALWLIPRNAIEEKPLVVATKPSSEQYILGEILSLLLEKHHIPIKRAFGIGGGTMNIHPALIRGDFDLYVEYTGTAWVNTLKNPLTQKVDFKTIKKRYEKEFNLLWVGLLGFNNTYSLAISKEDAQKYAIETFSDLAFHSPNFDFGAEFDFFEREDAFKGLVKAYRFHFRSLHEMDINLRYKSFESHKINALDVFTTDAQIKELDLKVLKDDKGFFPNYQAGIVIRKETIKKYPEALEILEKLDSKINDETMQDLNYQVEVLKKSPKIVAKDFLERLGL from the coding sequence ATGCCAAGCATGGGCGTTTTTAAACAATTGATCAAAGAATTGTATGAATGGTTGCTCCATTCTATAGATGTGGCTACGCAGCATTTAGTTGCTATGGTGTTAAAAATAAGCGTGGTAAAATATTTGATAAAAGAATTTCATGATCGCTTCATTTACTTTATAGACTTGCTCGCGCAGCATTTTATCATCGTTGCGCTTTCTAGTCTTCTCGTGTTGGTGTTTGGGGTTTTGATTGGGGTTTTTGTGTTTTATAACTCAAAGGCTAGGGCGTTTTTGCTCCCTGTGGTGAATTTCCTCTACACCATCCCATCGCTGGCGTTATTCGCGTTATTCATTCCTGTGATTGGGGTGGGGTTAAAAAACGCGCTTTTAGTGTTGGTCTTATACGGCTTATTACCCATTGTCCATAGCACTTATAACGCTTTAAAAGAGGTGCGAGAAGAGGTGATTAAGGCCGCTATTGGGCTGGGGTGTAACCCCAAAGAGTTGTTTTTTAAAGTGCGATTCTTGCTCGCTATCCCCCAAATTTTAGTGGGCTTAAGGATTGCGGTGGTGATGCTAGTGGCGATGGCTGGGATTGGAGCGCTCATTGGGGCTGGGGGTTTGGGGCAGGCGATTTTTAGAGGGCTAAACACACAAAACACCACGCTTTTAGTGGCGGGTAGTTTGATCATTGCTCTTTTTAGCGTTTTAGCGGATCAATTCGTGAGCGTCTTTCAGCATGAAAACGCCTTGCAACGCCTATTTTCTCAAAACGCCACCCAAAAACAAAAAAGAAGAGTTTATCTTAATTTAGCGGTTTTTCTTTTTTTATTGCTAGCGAGCGCTTTATGGCTCATTCCTAGAAACGCCATAGAAGAAAAGCCCTTAGTCGTAGCGACAAAACCTAGCAGTGAGCAGTATATTTTGGGCGAGATTTTAAGCCTTTTGTTAGAAAAACACCATATCCCTATCAAGCGGGCGTTTGGCATTGGTGGGGGGACGATGAATATCCATCCGGCATTGATTAGGGGCGATTTTGATTTGTATGTGGAATATACCGGCACCGCTTGGGTGAACACGCTCAAAAACCCTTTGACACAAAAAGTGGATTTTAAAACGATTAAAAAGCGTTATGAGAAGGAATTTAATCTTTTGTGGGTGGGGCTTTTGGGCTTTAATAACACCTATTCTTTAGCGATTTCTAAAGAAGACGCTCAAAAATACGCGATTGAAACTTTCAGCGATTTAGCCTTTCATAGCCCCAATTTTGATTTTGGAGCGGAGTTTGACTTTTTTGAAAGAGAGGACGCTTTTAAGGGCTTAGTGAAAGCTTACCGCTTTCATTTTAGAAGTTTGCATGAAATGGATATTAATTTGCGTTATAAAAGTTTTGAATCCCATAAAATCAACGCTTTAGACGTCTTCACCACAGACGCTCAAATCAAAGAGCTGGATTTAAAGGTGCTTAAGGACGATAAAGGGTTTTTCCCTAATTATCAGGCCGGTATTGTTATAAGAAAAGAAACTATAAAAAAGTATCCTGAAGCACTAGAAATCTTAGAAAAATTGGATTCAAAAATTAACGATGAGACGATGCAGGATTTAAACTATCAGGTGGAAGTGTTGAAAAAAAGCCCTAAAATCGTAGCTAAAGATTTTTTAGAAAGATTAGGGTTATAA
- a CDS encoding class I SAM-dependent methyltransferase translates to MRSFGNYMQEWLYGEKGYYKKALIGPKGDFYTSVSLSKFFGGAVAFYIIKLLEEEKLFLPLKIVEIGAHHGHFLSDIANFLNALSVGVMEKCEFVSCEPLKELQKLQRTIFKQATQLDLMICDLKDLDFKGHESAFVVSNELFDAFACEIIKDNQMLFITHDHQGVWGAIDEPTKELLKNLDLKQGCAPLFLEAFIKDLLEKLDEASSWVFLSFDYGDEIERKDMHLRAFKNHQALDFKDILNNLASLYQKSDLTYDVNFSLVRNLLEKHHAQFSFFKSQANALLDMGLMELLETFSKSVGYERYLKEAAKIKPLISPGGLGERFKALEFVKKNKM, encoded by the coding sequence ATGCGTTCGTTTGGGAATTACATGCAAGAGTGGCTTTATGGAGAAAAGGGATATTACAAAAAAGCGCTAATCGGTCCAAAAGGGGATTTTTACACTTCGGTGTCTTTGAGTAAGTTTTTTGGGGGCGCTGTTGCGTTTTATATCATCAAGCTTTTAGAAGAAGAAAAATTATTTTTGCCTTTAAAAATTGTAGAAATTGGCGCTCATCATGGGCATTTTTTGAGCGATATAGCGAATTTTTTGAACGCTTTGAGCGTGGGCGTAATGGAAAAATGCGAGTTTGTCAGCTGTGAGCCTTTAAAGGAATTGCAAAAACTCCAACGAACTATTTTTAAACAAGCCACGCAATTGGATTTGATGATCTGCGATCTGAAAGATCTAGATTTCAAGGGGCATGAAAGCGCGTTTGTTGTTTCTAATGAATTGTTTGACGCATTCGCTTGCGAGATCATTAAAGATAACCAAATGCTTTTTATTACCCATGATCATCAGGGCGTTTGGGGCGCTATTGATGAACCCACTAAAGAACTTCTTAAAAATTTGGATTTAAAACAAGGGTGCGCGCCGTTATTTTTAGAGGCTTTCATTAAAGATTTGTTAGAGAAATTGGATGAGGCTTCTTCTTGGGTTTTTTTGAGCTTTGATTATGGCGATGAAATAGAGAGGAAAGACATGCATTTAAGGGCTTTTAAAAACCACCAAGCGCTGGATTTTAAGGATATTTTAAACAATCTGGCTTCTTTGTATCAAAAGAGCGATCTGACCTATGATGTCAATTTTTCTCTGGTGCGCAATTTGCTTGAAAAACACCATGCACAATTTTCATTCTTCAAATCGCAGGCTAACGCTTTGTTGGATATGGGGCTTATGGAATTATTAGAAACATTTTCAAAGAGCGTGGGTTATGAAAGGTATTTAAAAGAAGCGGCTAAAATCAAGCCCCTAATTAGCCCTGGGGGCTTGGGGGAGCGTTTCAAAGCGTTAGAGTTTGTGAAAAAAAATAAAATGTAA
- the uvrC gene encoding excinuclease ABC subunit UvrC, which yields MADLLSSLKNLPNSSGVYQYFDKNRQLLYIGKAKNLKKRIKSYFSIRNNEITPNYRASLRIQMMVKQIAFLETILVENEQDALILENSLIKQLKPKYNILLRDDKTYPYIYMDFSIDFPIPLITRKILKQPGVKYFGPFTSGAKDILDSLYELLPLVQKKNCIKDKKACMFYQIERCKAPCEDKITKEEYLKIAKECLEMIENKDKLIKELELKMERLSSNLRFEEALIYRDRIAKIQKIAPFTCMDLAKLYDLDIFAFYGASNKAVLVKMFMRGGKIISSAFEKIHSLNGFDTDEAMKQAIINHYQSHLPLMPEQILLSACSNEVLKELQEFISHQYSKKIALSIPKKGDKLALIEIAMKNAQEIFSQEKTSNEDLILEEVRSLFNLECMPYRVEIFDTSHHSNSQCVGGMVVYENNAFQKNSYRRYHLKGSNEYDQMSELLTRRALDFAKEPPPNLWVIDGGRAQLNIALEILKSSGSFVEVIAISKEKRDSKAYRSKGGTKDIIHTPNNTFKLLPSDKRLQWVQKLRDESHRYAINFHRSTKLKNMKQIALLKEKGIGEASVKKLLDYFGSFEAIEKASEQEKNAVLKKRI from the coding sequence ATGGCTGATTTATTGTCCAGTTTGAAAAACCTTCCTAATAGCAGTGGCGTGTATCAATATTTTGATAAAAACCGCCAATTGCTCTATATCGGTAAAGCGAAAAATTTAAAAAAACGCATCAAAAGCTATTTTTCCATCCGTAATAATGAAATCACGCCCAATTATCGTGCTAGCTTACGCATCCAAATGATGGTCAAACAAATCGCTTTTTTAGAAACCATTTTAGTGGAAAACGAGCAAGACGCTTTGATTTTAGAAAACTCTTTAATCAAGCAGCTCAAGCCCAAATACAACATTCTTTTAAGAGACGATAAAACTTACCCTTATATTTACATGGATTTTTCTATTGATTTCCCTATCCCTTTAATCACACGAAAAATTTTAAAACAGCCTGGCGTTAAATATTTTGGCCCTTTTACGAGCGGGGCTAAGGATATTTTAGACAGTTTGTATGAATTGCTCCCGTTAGTTCAAAAGAAAAATTGCATCAAGGATAAAAAGGCATGCATGTTTTATCAAATAGAGCGTTGTAAAGCCCCATGCGAGGATAAAATCACTAAAGAAGAGTATTTAAAAATCGCTAAAGAATGTTTAGAAATGATTGAAAATAAAGACAAACTCATCAAAGAGCTTGAATTGAAAATGGAGCGCCTTTCTAGTAACTTGCGTTTTGAAGAAGCCCTCATTTACAGGGACAGGATTGCAAAAATCCAAAAAATCGCCCCCTTCACTTGCATGGATTTGGCCAAACTCTACGATTTGGATATTTTTGCTTTTTATGGCGCAAGCAATAAGGCGGTGTTAGTGAAAATGTTTATGCGTGGGGGTAAAATCATTTCTTCGGCGTTTGAAAAAATCCACTCCCTTAATGGGTTTGACACCGATGAAGCGATGAAACAAGCCATTATCAACCATTACCAATCGCATTTGCCTTTGATGCCTGAACAGATCTTATTGAGTGCTTGTTCTAATGAAGTGCTTAAAGAATTGCAAGAGTTTATCTCTCATCAATATTCTAAAAAAATCGCTCTTAGCATTCCTAAAAAAGGCGATAAGCTCGCTTTAATAGAAATCGCTATGAAAAACGCTCAAGAGATTTTTAGCCAAGAAAAAACCTCTAATGAAGATCTGATTTTAGAAGAGGTGCGATCGCTCTTTAATTTAGAATGCATGCCTTATAGGGTGGAAATCTTTGACACAAGCCACCATTCAAACAGCCAATGCGTGGGGGGAATGGTCGTGTATGAAAACAACGCCTTCCAAAAAAATTCTTATCGGCGCTACCATTTAAAAGGCTCTAACGAATACGATCAAATGAGCGAATTGCTCACCAGAAGGGCTTTAGATTTTGCTAAAGAGCCACCGCCTAATTTGTGGGTGATAGATGGAGGGAGGGCGCAATTAAACATCGCTTTAGAAATTTTAAAAAGCAGCGGGAGTTTTGTAGAAGTGATCGCTATTTCTAAAGAAAAAAGGGATTCTAAGGCTTATCGTTCTAAAGGGGGCACTAAAGACATTATCCATACGCCTAACAATACTTTTAAATTGCTCCCTAGCGACAAACGCTTGCAGTGGGTGCAAAAATTGCGCGATGAAAGCCACCGGTATGCGATAAACTTCCACAGATCCACTAAACTTAAAAACATGAAACAAATCGCTCTTTTAAAAGAAAAGGGCATAGGAGAAGCCAGCGTGAAAAAATTATTGGATTATTTTGGGAGTTTTGAAGCGATAGAAAAAGCGAGCGAGCAAGAAAAAAACGCCGTTTTAAAAAAACGAATTTAA
- a CDS encoding HesA/MoeB/ThiF family protein, producing MLSRLEKERYLRHIMLEDVGEEGQLKLLQSSVLVIGAGGLGSAVLMYLCAAGIGKIGIVDFDVLDMSNLQRQIIHSQDFLNQPKASSAKARLKQLNASIEIKAFEERFKAHNALSLIEPYDFIIDATDNFNAKFLINDACVLAQKPYSHAGVLKYRGQSMSVLPHSACLACVFDKPPKKGLNPISGLFGVLPGVLGCIQASECLKYFLGFETLLINTLLIADIKTMDFKKIQAPKNPKCRVCGTHKITHLQDYEI from the coding sequence TTGTTAAGCCGGCTAGAAAAAGAGCGTTATTTGCGCCATATCATGCTAGAAGATGTGGGCGAAGAAGGCCAATTGAAGCTTTTACAATCTAGCGTTTTAGTTATTGGGGCTGGGGGTCTTGGATCGGCGGTTTTGATGTATCTGTGCGCTGCTGGGATAGGAAAAATCGGTATTGTAGATTTTGATGTGCTAGATATGAGTAATTTGCAACGCCAAATCATCCATTCACAGGATTTTTTAAACCAACCTAAAGCCTCTAGCGCGAAAGCGCGCTTAAAACAACTCAATGCTAGCATTGAAATAAAGGCTTTTGAAGAACGCTTTAAGGCTCATAACGCTCTTTCTCTCATAGAACCTTACGATTTTATCATAGACGCCACGGACAATTTCAACGCTAAATTTTTGATCAATGACGCTTGCGTGTTGGCCCAAAAACCCTATTCGCATGCCGGGGTTTTAAAATACAGGGGGCAAAGCATGAGCGTTTTACCCCATAGCGCATGCTTAGCGTGCGTTTTTGATAAGCCCCCTAAAAAGGGATTAAATCCTATTTCAGGGCTTTTTGGGGTCTTACCTGGAGTTTTAGGGTGTATCCAAGCGAGCGAATGCCTTAAATATTTTTTAGGGTTTGAAACTTTACTTATAAATACTTTACTTATAGCCGATATTAAAACGATGGATTTTAAAAAAATTCAAGCACCCAAAAACCCTAAATGTAGGGTTTGTGGCACGCATAAAATCACGCATTTACAGGATTATGAAATTTAG
- the motB gene encoding flagellar motor protein MotB, whose product MAKKNKPTECPAGEKWAVPYADFLSLLLALFIALYAISAVNKSKVEALKTEFIKIFNYAPKPEAMQPVVVIPPDSGKEEEQMASESSKPASQNTETKATIARKGEGSVLEQIDQGSVLKLPSSLLFENATSDAINQDMMLYIERIAKIIQKLPKRVHINVRGFTDNTPLNKTRFKSHYELAANRAYRVMKVLIQYGVDPNQLSFSSYGSTNPIAPNDSLENRMKNNRVEIFFSTDANDLSKIHSILDEEFNPHKQQE is encoded by the coding sequence ATGGCTAAGAAAAACAAACCCACCGAATGCCCCGCCGGTGAAAAATGGGCGGTTCCTTATGCGGACTTTTTGTCGTTGTTGCTCGCGCTTTTTATCGCTCTTTATGCCATTTCAGCGGTCAATAAATCCAAAGTGGAAGCCTTAAAAACCGAATTTATTAAGATTTTTAATTACGCCCCTAAGCCAGAGGCGATGCAGCCGGTTGTAGTGATCCCCCCTGATTCAGGGAAAGAAGAAGAGCAAATGGCGAGCGAAAGCTCCAAACCGGCTTCGCAAAATACCGAAACAAAAGCCACTATCGCTCGCAAAGGCGAAGGCAGTGTTTTAGAGCAAATTGATCAAGGCTCTGTTTTAAAGCTCCCCTCTAGTTTGTTGTTTGAAAACGCTACATCAGATGCTATCAATCAAGACATGATGCTCTATATTGAACGGATCGCTAAAATCATTCAAAAACTCCCTAAAAGGGTGCATATTAATGTGAGAGGTTTTACAGATAATACGCCTTTAAATAAAACCCGTTTTAAAAGCCATTACGAATTAGCCGCCAATCGCGCTTATAGGGTGATGAAAGTCCTTATACAATACGGCGTGGATCCTAACCAATTGTCTTTTTCTTCTTATGGCTCTACAAACCCTATCGCGCCTAATGATTCCCTAGAAAACAGAATGAAAAACAATCGTGTGGAAATCTTTTTTTCAACCGATGCGAACGATTTGAGCAAGATCCATTCTATTTTAGATGAAGAATTCAATCCCCACAAACAGCAAGAATGA
- a CDS encoding holo-ACP synthase has product MIGIDIVSIARVEKCVKRFEMRFLERFLSPSEIVLCKDKFSSIAGFFALKEACSKALQVGIGKELSFLDMHISKSPKNAPLITLSKEKMDYFNIQSLSASISHDAGFAIAVVMVSS; this is encoded by the coding sequence ATGATTGGCATAGATATTGTCTCTATTGCTAGGGTAGAAAAGTGCGTGAAACGCTTTGAAATGAGGTTTTTAGAGCGTTTTTTATCCCCAAGCGAGATTGTTTTATGCAAGGATAAATTTAGCAGTATCGCCGGGTTTTTCGCGCTTAAAGAGGCTTGCTCTAAAGCCCTTCAAGTGGGCATTGGTAAGGAATTGAGTTTTTTAGATATGCATATTTCTAAAAGCCCTAAAAACGCCCCCTTAATCACCCTTTCCAAAGAAAAAATGGATTATTTTAACATCCAAAGCTTGAGCGCGAGCATCAGCCATGACGCTGGTTTTGCGATAGCGGTTGTGATGGTTTCTTCGTAA